A genomic segment from Desulfonatronum lacustre DSM 10312 encodes:
- a CDS encoding glutamate synthase-related protein, whose product MPIPSPHSVFDGPICEERDACAIIAFVDKRGRVTHANIVRTIEALKKMAHRSGDINDEGDGCGIMTDVPRELWSRRLQEAGLSPHLAESSGFFVGHLLLPRRIRERADDVLDTVRKTFALRGLDIVLELQGRTNDDELGPMARAETPLFWQVAGLVRQDVRIDSGRLLFKVLVELEDLEPDLHVASLSQHSVVYKVRGGPDLLQRVYPELRDPATRSKICLGHSRYSTNTLPTVERTQPFSLLAHNGEINTIERLRGASRNLGIEPVPGGSDSQDLNRAVEGLIHRYGLEPAEAFAMVFPAVHSEVEHYPEDLRKVYQTYRWFFPPSAQGPAAVIARHGDVCIGSVDALGLRPLWFGESDYNYYLSSEKGVVDLEDTATDPVPLAPGEKMAILSLTGRRAVVFNYRAFQRQLVRLMQGRSGLRERIGTLYQAVPEQPEEAFGLENLLDDGRSRLSPGDMVRENVLAALGWHKYDVEMRKKTATIVGGALIGSMGYQGPLACLSPEGLPNISEFFKENVAVVTNPAIDREREADHFTTRCMLGDRPEIDNRERSGAVGLELRTPLLLGGCLDGRVCGSALSQLAAEFGTQTLDSVLSFFTGQGRDPNRVAVLDAVFEARTEGPDSGPGNGQGCLEQRLSELCLEARAAIDAGAVLLVLDDSRTFSDGLVYVDPGLALAMIGNYLEEHRLRRRCSLVVRSAAVRNLHDVMFLLGLGADAINPYMIWRMAREHATESRSAETVIRTTMDVLQKGMEKVMSTMGIHELCGYGRIFSSIGLAGDLAKIFKCANFCQSPDVGLSLARLEEIARRRLDKAVRETTAQLWSTPARNTKVGRVMRRAATGVAGFREMAQELAALEQENPVALRHVLGFTRPSKAVPLAMSEVDISIAGHAMPLVIPAMSFGSQGENSFRSYAEAARILNIVCMNGEGGEIPDMLGKYRHNRGQQIASGRFGVHMAFLNSVDFLEIKIGQGAKPGEGGHLPGQKVTAMVAQARHCKPGIALISPSNHHDIYSIEDLAQIITELKTANPMARVSVKIPVTSGVGTIAVGVAKAGADIVAVSGFDGGTGAAREHSKKYVGLPAEIGVSQAHRALVESGLRDGVELWADGGLRSGADALKMIFLGADRVGMGTAALMGVGCISCRRCHLDTCPRGISTQLRTKADAEKHGVKGFTPLQAAAETGNLVRLFTCIGEEMRAILADLGVSRVRDVVGRTDFLAQISHHNVVALTDILARPAMDGAAGPAGALRMVRKPLNVLTKLVADISLAEFADEQTREVRYTDQHVRSVDRAMGTYLAGAVVRRFGDSGERRARLRLDSSVPGNGLCAFNIPGIEVMVDGGAQDGTAKSSFGGACGVFKGANLMGRRVDGSTGKSFAYGAINGMLMVQNYADSRACIRMSGADAVFGARITSKVRDEEGNLAVRAHLKGFAFEYMTGGRVVVLGDPGPWICSGMTGGVVYPCLYPEFGFDKAAIRRRLASGADVAVRDVTEQGLADIRELVSRYIAELRATFQEEEAQAVERLMAEAETRFVMIVPADKNPPKAE is encoded by the coding sequence GTCCGCAAGACCTTTGCCCTGCGGGGGCTGGACATCGTCCTGGAATTGCAAGGCCGGACCAACGATGACGAGCTGGGGCCCATGGCCCGGGCCGAGACGCCGCTGTTCTGGCAGGTGGCCGGGCTGGTCCGCCAGGACGTGCGCATTGACTCCGGCCGGCTCCTGTTCAAGGTGCTTGTGGAGCTTGAGGATCTGGAGCCGGATCTCCATGTCGCCTCCCTGTCCCAGCACAGCGTTGTCTACAAGGTCCGGGGCGGGCCGGATCTGCTGCAGCGGGTCTATCCGGAGCTGCGCGACCCGGCCACCCGGTCCAAGATCTGTCTGGGCCACAGTCGCTATTCCACCAACACCCTGCCCACGGTGGAGCGCACTCAGCCGTTTTCCCTCCTGGCCCACAACGGCGAGATCAATACCATCGAACGGCTGCGCGGGGCGTCGCGCAATCTGGGCATTGAGCCCGTGCCCGGAGGCAGTGATTCCCAGGACCTGAACCGGGCCGTCGAAGGATTGATCCACCGTTACGGACTGGAACCCGCCGAAGCCTTTGCCATGGTCTTCCCGGCGGTGCACAGCGAGGTGGAGCACTATCCCGAGGATTTGCGCAAGGTTTATCAAACCTACCGCTGGTTCTTTCCGCCATCGGCCCAGGGACCGGCCGCGGTCATCGCCCGGCACGGCGACGTCTGCATCGGCAGCGTGGACGCCCTGGGGCTGCGTCCGCTGTGGTTCGGCGAGAGCGACTACAACTATTACCTGTCTTCGGAAAAGGGCGTGGTGGATTTGGAGGACACGGCTACGGACCCCGTGCCTCTGGCTCCCGGGGAGAAAATGGCCATCCTGTCTCTGACCGGTCGGCGGGCCGTGGTGTTCAACTACCGGGCCTTTCAGCGCCAACTGGTCCGGCTGATGCAGGGCCGCAGCGGTCTGCGGGAGCGGATCGGCACGTTGTATCAAGCTGTTCCGGAGCAGCCGGAGGAAGCATTTGGCTTGGAAAACCTGCTCGACGACGGCCGGTCGCGGTTGTCGCCGGGCGACATGGTGCGGGAAAACGTGCTGGCCGCCCTGGGGTGGCACAAGTACGACGTGGAGATGCGCAAGAAAACAGCGACCATTGTCGGCGGGGCGCTGATCGGCTCCATGGGCTACCAGGGGCCGCTGGCCTGCCTGAGCCCGGAAGGGTTGCCCAATATCTCCGAGTTTTTCAAGGAAAACGTGGCCGTGGTCACCAATCCGGCCATTGACCGGGAGCGGGAGGCCGATCATTTCACCACCCGCTGCATGCTCGGCGACCGACCGGAGATCGACAACCGGGAGCGCTCCGGGGCCGTGGGGCTGGAACTGCGCACGCCGCTGCTGCTGGGCGGTTGCCTGGATGGCCGGGTCTGCGGGTCGGCCCTGTCCCAGTTGGCCGCGGAGTTCGGCACCCAGACCCTGGACTCCGTGCTTTCGTTTTTTACGGGTCAGGGTCGGGACCCGAACCGGGTGGCCGTCCTGGATGCGGTGTTCGAGGCCAGGACTGAAGGCCCGGACAGTGGTCCAGGCAACGGCCAAGGCTGCCTGGAGCAACGCCTTTCCGAACTGTGCCTGGAGGCTCGGGCTGCCATCGACGCCGGTGCCGTGCTGTTGGTTCTGGACGATTCACGGACGTTTTCCGACGGGCTGGTCTATGTCGATCCAGGCCTGGCCCTGGCCATGATCGGCAATTATCTGGAAGAACACCGTTTGCGGCGGCGCTGTTCACTGGTCGTGCGCAGCGCCGCGGTGCGCAATCTGCACGATGTGATGTTTCTGCTCGGACTGGGCGCGGATGCGATCAATCCGTACATGATCTGGCGCATGGCCCGGGAGCACGCCACGGAAAGCCGGTCGGCCGAGACCGTGATCCGGACCACCATGGATGTGCTTCAGAAGGGCATGGAAAAGGTCATGTCCACCATGGGCATCCATGAACTGTGCGGTTATGGCCGGATTTTTTCCTCCATCGGCTTGGCCGGGGATTTGGCGAAAATCTTCAAGTGCGCCAACTTCTGCCAGTCCCCGGATGTCGGCCTGTCCCTGGCCCGACTGGAAGAGATCGCCCGGCGTCGTCTGGACAAGGCCGTCCGGGAGACCACGGCCCAGCTCTGGAGCACCCCGGCCCGGAACACCAAGGTCGGGCGGGTGATGCGCCGGGCCGCCACCGGGGTGGCCGGATTCCGGGAGATGGCCCAGGAACTGGCCGCTTTGGAACAGGAGAATCCAGTGGCCTTGCGGCACGTCCTGGGCTTTACGCGGCCCAGCAAGGCCGTGCCCCTGGCCATGAGCGAAGTGGATATCTCCATTGCCGGTCATGCCATGCCCCTGGTCATTCCGGCCATGAGCTTCGGCTCCCAGGGAGAGAACTCCTTCCGAAGCTACGCCGAGGCCGCCCGGATCCTGAACATCGTGTGCATGAACGGTGAGGGCGGGGAAATTCCGGACATGCTTGGCAAATACCGCCACAACCGGGGCCAGCAGATCGCCTCGGGCCGGTTCGGCGTGCACATGGCTTTTCTCAACTCCGTGGATTTTCTGGAAATCAAGATCGGCCAGGGGGCCAAGCCCGGTGAGGGCGGCCACCTGCCCGGCCAGAAGGTCACGGCCATGGTGGCCCAGGCCCGGCATTGCAAGCCGGGCATCGCCCTGATCTCCCCCTCCAATCATCACGACATCTATTCCATCGAGGATCTGGCCCAGATCATCACCGAGCTGAAGACCGCCAACCCCATGGCCAGGGTTTCGGTGAAGATCCCGGTGACCAGCGGGGTGGGCACCATTGCCGTGGGCGTGGCCAAGGCCGGGGCGGACATCGTCGCGGTCTCCGGGTTCGACGGCGGCACGGGCGCGGCACGGGAGCACAGCAAGAAGTATGTCGGCCTGCCCGCGGAGATCGGGGTCAGCCAGGCTCATCGGGCCCTGGTGGAGTCCGGCCTGCGGGACGGCGTGGAACTGTGGGCCGACGGCGGGCTGCGCAGCGGCGCGGATGCCCTGAAGATGATCTTCCTCGGCGCGGACCGGGTAGGCATGGGCACCGCGGCCCTGATGGGCGTGGGCTGCATCAGTTGCCGGCGCTGCCACCTGGACACCTGCCCCCGGGGCATCTCCACCCAGCTGCGGACCAAGGCTGACGCGGAAAAGCACGGCGTGAAGGGATTTACTCCGCTGCAAGCGGCCGCGGAAACCGGCAACCTGGTGCGGCTGTTCACCTGTATCGGCGAGGAAATGCGGGCCATTCTGGCGGACCTGGGCGTCAGCCGGGTTCGGGACGTGGTCGGGCGTACGGATTTTCTGGCCCAGATATCCCATCACAACGTCGTGGCCCTGACGGACATTCTGGCCCGCCCGGCCATGGACGGCGCCGCCGGACCGGCCGGAGCCCTGCGCATGGTGCGCAAGCCGCTGAACGTCCTGACCAAGCTGGTGGCGGACATCTCCCTGGCCGAGTTTGCCGACGAACAGACCCGCGAGGTCCGGTACACGGATCAGCACGTGCGCAGCGTGGACCGGGCCATGGGCACCTACCTGGCCGGGGCCGTGGTCCGCCGGTTCGGTGATTCCGGGGAGCGCCGGGCCAGATTGCGTCTGGATTCCTCCGTACCCGGCAACGGTCTGTGCGCCTTCAACATTCCGGGCATTGAAGTGATGGTGGACGGCGGGGCCCAGGACGGTACGGCCAAGAGCAGCTTCGGCGGGGCCTGCGGCGTGTTCAAGGGCGCGAACCTGATGGGCCGCCGGGTGGACGGCTCCACGGGCAAGAGCTTTGCCTACGGAGCCATCAACGGGATGCTGATGGTCCAGAACTACGCCGATTCCCGGGCCTGCATCCGGATGTCCGGGGCGGACGCGGTGTTCGGAGCCCGGATTACGTCCAAGGTCCGGGACGAGGAAGGCAACCTGGCGGTGCGCGCCCACCTGAAGGGCTTTGCCTTCGAGTACATGACCGGCGGACGGGTCGTGGTCCTGGGAGATCCCGGACCATGGATCTGCTCCGGGATGACCGGCGGGGTGGTCTATCCATGCCTCTACCCGGAATTCGGATTCGACAAGGCCGCGATCCGGCGGCGTCTGGCCAGCGGCGCGGACGTGGCCGTCCGGGACGTCACCGAACAGGGCCTCGCGGATATCCGCGAGCTGGTCAGCCGCTACATAGCCGAGCTGCGGGCCACCTTCCAGGAGGAGGAAGCCCAGGCCGTGGAACGACTCATGGCCGAGGCCGAAACCCGTTTCGTGATGATCGTACCGGCGGATAAGAACCCGCCCAAGGCGGAGTGA
- a CDS encoding Dabb family protein yields the protein MIKHIVMWTLKDQAEGGSAEENGKKMKQMLEALNGKVPGLLHLEVGLDVFQASPTWQVVLYSELESREALQGYQQHPEHQRCVEFVKKVVVDRGVVDYEI from the coding sequence ATGATCAAGCATATCGTGATGTGGACGTTGAAGGACCAGGCCGAAGGGGGGAGCGCTGAGGAGAACGGGAAGAAGATGAAGCAGATGCTGGAGGCGTTGAACGGCAAGGTTCCCGGTCTGCTCCACCTGGAGGTCGGACTGGATGTTTTTCAGGCCTCTCCAACGTGGCAGGTGGTGCTCTACTCCGAGCTGGAATCCCGCGAAGCCCTGCAAGGCTACCAGCAGCACCCGGAACACCAGCGCTGCGTGGAGTTCGTGAAAAAGGTGGTGGTTGATCGGGGCGTGGTGGATTACGAGATATAG
- a CDS encoding cysteine hydrolase family protein has protein sequence MSGFLSPALLIVDMQNDFVLPDAPAAVAGARETIPVIAALAEHARKRSWPVIHVVREHRPDGSDVEYTRQELFQNGAGICVAGTPGARIVVELTPRSGDYVLTKQRFSAFLGTELDFLLRRLRVETLVVAGTQYPNCIRATAVDALGRDYRVIVVSDACSAQTERVAANNIEDMRNMGITCMAFQELSNLSEEKPQ, from the coding sequence GTGTCAGGATTTTTGAGTCCCGCTCTGCTGATCGTGGACATGCAAAACGATTTCGTTTTGCCCGACGCCCCAGCCGCCGTGGCCGGGGCCAGGGAGACCATTCCGGTCATCGCCGCGCTGGCGGAGCATGCCCGGAAGCGATCCTGGCCGGTGATCCACGTGGTTCGGGAGCACCGGCCCGACGGCAGCGACGTGGAATATACCCGGCAGGAGCTGTTTCAGAACGGCGCGGGCATCTGCGTGGCCGGGACGCCCGGGGCGCGGATCGTGGTGGAACTGACGCCGCGCTCCGGCGACTACGTGTTGACCAAGCAGCGGTTCAGCGCGTTTTTGGGCACGGAACTGGATTTTCTGTTGCGTCGTCTGCGAGTCGAGACGCTGGTCGTGGCCGGAACCCAGTATCCCAATTGCATCCGGGCCACGGCCGTGGACGCTTTGGGCCGGGACTACCGGGTGATCGTGGTCTCGGACGCCTGTTCCGCTCAGACCGAGCGGGTCGCGGCGAATAATATCGAGGACATGCGCAATATGGGCATCACGTGTATGGCGTTCCAGGAGTTGAGCAACCTTTCAGAGGAGAAACCACAGTGA
- a CDS encoding TIGR04219 family outer membrane beta-barrel protein, whose amino-acid sequence MFWTVLTTCIMLILPGWAGATGFEAAVGVWHQSPSGDVSYKGQTGHDRLDLESTLGLDDETGLLFRARLETPLILPNIGFMATPTTFSGKGTAKGSFTFGNQTFSADAPIDGKLRLNQYDVSLFYGIPGLKMATMGMFNVDLGLNLRLMDVDIEVRQEQTGLSESESMLLPVPTLYAGASLRPVDFFALEAEARGVTYAGNHFYSLIGRVRFDPLDHLFLAGGYRYDSVSIDEKGLKADVDISGPFAEIGISF is encoded by the coding sequence ATGTTTTGGACTGTTTTGACGACGTGCATCATGCTGATTCTTCCCGGATGGGCCGGGGCCACGGGGTTCGAGGCGGCGGTGGGCGTCTGGCATCAGTCCCCGTCCGGGGACGTGTCCTACAAAGGCCAGACGGGCCATGATCGGCTTGATCTGGAAAGCACTCTGGGACTGGACGATGAGACCGGGCTGCTCTTTCGCGCTCGCCTGGAAACCCCGCTGATCCTGCCCAATATCGGATTCATGGCCACGCCGACGACCTTTTCGGGCAAGGGGACGGCCAAAGGGAGCTTTACCTTCGGGAACCAGACCTTTTCAGCGGATGCGCCCATCGACGGCAAGCTGCGGCTGAATCAGTACGACGTGAGTCTGTTCTACGGCATTCCGGGGCTGAAGATGGCGACCATGGGCATGTTCAATGTGGATCTGGGGCTGAACCTGCGGCTGATGGACGTGGATATCGAGGTCCGTCAGGAGCAGACCGGGCTTTCCGAGTCCGAGAGCATGCTTTTGCCCGTGCCCACGCTCTACGCCGGAGCCAGCCTGCGACCAGTGGACTTCTTCGCCCTGGAAGCCGAGGCCCGCGGCGTGACCTACGCCGGAAACCACTTCTACAGCCTCATCGGCCGGGTGCGCTTCGATCCCCTGGACCATCTCTTTCTTGCCGGAGGCTATCGTTACGACTCCGTGTCCATCGACGAAAAGGGCCTCAAGGCCGACGTGGACATCAGCGGTCCGTTCGCCGAGATCGGGATCAGCTTTTGA
- a CDS encoding CRISPR-associated helicase/endonuclease Cas3, whose product MPFYAHSTPNPDKSDWQLLEDHLENVARLAAEFAAAFGASDWGRTVGLLHDAGKATAEFIARLEGRPIRVNHSIFGARLGAEQCGRLGLLLSYIVAGHHGGLPDGGVQEGQLHFRLKQERLPDYVEVLPVVACPADLKPPFTLSRNQVGFTLSFFTRMLFSCLTDADFLDTEAFCSPEKAGLRNSLKYTKIQAQADQIPTLQTNLNRYLDRLLQKADPTPVNILRRGVLEDCRRMAASPPGFFSLTVPTGGGKTLSSLAFALDHAVTHGLRRIIFAIPFTSIIEQNAKVFSDILGRANVLEHHCNYRDKDAPEDREYDTRRGLAAENWDAPVVVTTNVQFFESLFSNKPSRCRKLHNIARSVIILDEAQAIPTEYLEPCLAALRELVDRYGCSVVLCTATQPALDDSKLRTALRDVREIIVQPNQLYEQLKRTQVRFVGKLSNAELAARLDEHEQVLCIASTKPQAKTVFEQLANRDGAFHLSTNMTPVHRRHVLAVIRGRLQDRLPCRVISTSLIEAGVDVDFPVVYRAMAGLDSIAQAAGRCNREGRLPVGRGGGGQVVVFEPEQPPKMPWLQRCASRAAETLRTMPDADPLGLEVMRRYFELLYDVQDLDGKQILKRLNAPLNKELILPFKEVAQDFRIIEDAGTGVIIPLMPEVNGLDLKESEEAQLLIRELRHTEFPRSTLRKLQQYSMTVRSKDLTRLHAAGAVEMIHDQYPVLCNLAAYDRSVGLRVDEGDVWEPSSLII is encoded by the coding sequence ATGCCATTTTACGCCCATTCGACGCCCAATCCGGACAAGTCGGACTGGCAGCTTCTTGAAGACCATCTGGAGAACGTGGCCCGACTTGCCGCGGAATTCGCCGCGGCTTTCGGCGCTTCCGACTGGGGGCGGACCGTCGGTTTGCTGCACGACGCGGGCAAGGCGACTGCGGAGTTCATCGCGAGATTGGAAGGGCGACCAATCCGGGTCAACCACTCCATTTTTGGAGCCCGCCTGGGCGCGGAGCAATGCGGGCGGCTCGGGCTTTTGCTGTCCTACATCGTGGCCGGCCATCACGGCGGCTTGCCGGACGGAGGGGTGCAGGAAGGACAGCTTCACTTTCGCCTGAAGCAGGAACGCCTTCCGGATTACGTCGAAGTGTTGCCCGTGGTCGCCTGTCCAGCCGACCTGAAACCGCCGTTCACTTTGTCCCGCAACCAGGTTGGCTTCACCTTGTCCTTCTTCACCCGCATGCTCTTTTCCTGCCTCACGGACGCGGATTTTCTGGACACAGAGGCCTTTTGCTCGCCGGAAAAGGCCGGACTGCGCAACTCGCTGAAGTACACGAAGATTCAGGCTCAAGCCGACCAGATCCCGACATTGCAAACCAACCTGAACAGGTACCTGGATCGCCTGCTGCAAAAGGCCGATCCCACTCCTGTGAACATCCTGCGCCGCGGGGTCCTGGAAGACTGCCGTCGCATGGCCGCGTCGCCGCCGGGTTTCTTCTCCCTGACCGTGCCCACGGGCGGCGGCAAGACCTTGTCTTCCCTGGCCTTTGCCTTGGACCACGCCGTGACCCACGGACTGCGCCGGATCATCTTCGCCATCCCCTTCACGTCCATCATTGAGCAGAACGCCAAGGTATTCAGCGACATTCTCGGACGGGCCAACGTGCTGGAGCATCATTGCAACTATCGGGACAAGGATGCTCCGGAGGACCGGGAATACGACACCCGGCGCGGTCTGGCCGCCGAGAATTGGGACGCTCCGGTGGTGGTCACCACCAACGTCCAGTTCTTCGAGTCCTTGTTCAGCAACAAGCCTTCGCGCTGCCGCAAGCTGCACAACATCGCCCGGAGCGTGATCATCCTGGACGAGGCCCAGGCGATTCCCACCGAGTATTTGGAACCCTGTCTGGCGGCCTTGCGCGAACTGGTGGACCGTTACGGCTGCTCCGTGGTTCTGTGTACCGCCACTCAGCCCGCCTTGGACGATTCCAAACTGCGAACTGCCTTGCGCGACGTACGGGAAATCATTGTCCAGCCGAACCAACTCTATGAACAACTCAAGCGCACCCAGGTCCGGTTCGTCGGCAAGCTGTCCAACGCGGAACTGGCCGCGCGATTGGACGAACATGAACAGGTGCTGTGCATCGCGAGCACCAAGCCCCAGGCCAAGACGGTCTTTGAACAACTGGCCAACAGGGATGGCGCGTTTCACCTCTCCACCAACATGACCCCGGTCCACCGGCGGCATGTGCTGGCCGTGATCCGTGGGCGGCTCCAGGACAGGTTGCCGTGCAGGGTGATTTCCACGTCCCTGATCGAGGCAGGCGTGGATGTCGATTTTCCCGTGGTCTATCGGGCCATGGCCGGGCTGGACTCCATTGCCCAGGCCGCCGGGCGGTGCAACCGGGAAGGGAGGCTGCCCGTTGGACGGGGGGGCGGCGGTCAGGTTGTTGTCTTTGAACCTGAACAGCCACCGAAAATGCCCTGGCTGCAACGCTGCGCATCCCGTGCAGCCGAGACCTTGCGCACCATGCCGGATGCTGATCCGCTGGGGCTTGAAGTCATGCGTCGGTATTTCGAGTTACTCTACGATGTTCAGGATTTGGACGGTAAACAGATCCTGAAACGCCTGAATGCTCCCCTCAACAAGGAACTGATTCTTCCGTTCAAGGAGGTGGCCCAGGATTTCCGCATTATTGAGGATGCAGGCACGGGCGTGATCATTCCCTTGATGCCGGAGGTGAATGGTCTCGACCTCAAGGAATCCGAAGAAGCCCAACTGTTGATCCGGGAGTTGCGGCACACCGAATTTCCTCGCTCCACACTGCGCAAGCTGCAACAGTATTCCATGACAGTTCGTTCCAAAGATCTGACTCGGCTGCACGCGGCCGGAGCCGTGGAGATGATCCATGACCAGTATCCTGTTCTGTGCAACCTGGCGGCCTACGACAGGAGCGTCGGTTTGCGCGTGGATGAAGGAGATGTTTGGGAGCCGTCGTCTTTGATAATCTAA